CGCGCTCCGCGCCTGCCGGATCACCCGCTCCATCTGGCGCGGCGTCAGCGTCTTGCCCTCCTCTTCGGCGGCGATCTGCTCCAGACCGTACTCGTGGGCGAAATAACCCCAGGCGGGATGGAAGACGAGGAACCGGCGGCTCTTCACCCCCTTCAGTTGCCAGCGAATCTCGCCGTCGAGCGCTTGCAGCTCCTTGTCGAGCACCGCCGCGTTGGCCGCGAAATACGCTTTACCGGCAGGATCGACCGCCGCGAGCGAGCGCTCGACGTTCACCGCGATGAGACGCGCGTTTGCCGGAGAGAGCCAGAAGTGCGGGTCGAAGTGGCCGTGCTCGTGGCGATGCTCGCCAGTTTCGGATTCGTGCTTGTGCTCCTCCTCGCCCATCGGCAGCAGCGTGACGCCCGCCGAGGCGTTGCACACCGCGATCTTGCGATTGAGCGCGAGCAGGCGATCCATCCAGTCAAGCTCGAACTCGACCCCTGACCCGGCCTTGACGAAGAGCGCCGAGCGGCTGACCTCCGCCATCTGCTGCGGTGTCGGCTCGTAGGTGTGCGGATTGCCGCCCGACGGCACCATCACCGACACGGCAACCCGCTCGCCGCCAATGCGCTCCGCGAACCAGGCGAGCGGCTCGATGGAGGCGATCACCTGAATCTTGCCCGATTGCGGCTGCCTGGCGGCGCATCCCGGCAGCAAAACGGCGCAAAGCAGCAACAGCAGCGCGAGAATTCGGGCGGAGCAGAAAGCGTGGTTCATTTGGCTTGGCCTGATCGTCATGCCGGATCTCCGGATTCGTTGTGAGAGATGCGGAAAGGATGTCTCTGTAAAGATAGGGGAAGAGTGGAAAATCCAAAAAAGAGGGGTTTGGCGGGAGGCTTCGGATGGGCCGCCTCCCGCCGTGACCTTTCAGCTCCGCCTGAAGCGATTCAGGCCGCTGACAATCGCCTTGATCGAGGCGAGGCTGATGTTCGAGTCGATGCCCGAACCGCAGACCAGCGCGCCGTCATCGAAGGCGAGACGGATGTAGGCGATGGCGAGCGCGTCGGAGCTGTGGCCGATGGCGTGCTCCGTGTACTCGTCCACGTGGAAGCCGATGCCGATATGGCTCACCATGCCGCGCAC
This genomic window from Chlorobaculum limnaeum contains:
- a CDS encoding metal ABC transporter solute-binding protein, Zn/Mn family, which encodes MTIRPSQMNHAFCSARILALLLLLCAVLLPGCAARQPQSGKIQVIASIEPLAWFAERIGGERVAVSVMVPSGGNPHTYEPTPQQMAEVSRSALFVKAGSGVEFELDWMDRLLALNRKIAVCNASAGVTLLPMGEEEHKHESETGEHRHEHGHFDPHFWLSPANARLIAVNVERSLAAVDPAGKAYFAANAAVLDKELQALDGEIRWQLKGVKSRRFLVFHPAWGYFAHEYGLEQIAAEEEGKTLTPRQMERVIRQARSAGIRVVFVAPQFSSAQADAIARDIGGQSVTVDPLARDYAENLRKAATAFARSMQ